A single region of the Sphaeramia orbicularis chromosome 6, fSphaOr1.1, whole genome shotgun sequence genome encodes:
- the sspn gene encoding sarcospan, whose protein sequence is MGQGHKGSSDKEKKAMKKRDESPVSDDGDKCRVCRFPLLVALLQLLLGVAVTAVAFLMLAISPSLLARETPHWAGIILCLVSIVGFILYCVTYLPDERSSLQFIVKLLYFVLCAIGLVISVLVMAFAGHHYNQASSFICEQVGEDCVCRLTPPQDDPVARTFTYEQVGDCEAITGSLTLYFLLQIVLNLVQALVCVVGAFIMWKHRYQVFFAGLQIGSPSWQKV, encoded by the exons ATGGGGCAGGGGCATAAAGGTTCCTCAGACAAAGAGAAGAAGGCCATGAAGAAGAGAGATGAAAGCCCGGTGTCAGACGACGGCGATAAGTGCAGAGTGTGTCGCTTCCCTCTGCTTGTCGCCCTGCTCCAGCTGCTGTTGGGGGTGGCCGTCACAGCCGTGGCCTTCCTTATGTTGGCCATCAGCCCCTCACTCTTGGCCAGGGAGACGCCACACTGGGCTGGGATCATT CTGTGTTTAGTTTCCATCGTGGGCTTCATCCTGTACTGTGTCACCTATCTCCCAGATGAGAGGTCGTCTTTGCAATTCATTGTCAAG CTCCTGTACTTTGTCCTGTGTGCGATTGGCCTGGTCATTTCTGTGCTGGTTATGGCCTTCGCCGGACATCATTACAATCAGGCCAGTAGCTTCATCTGTGAGCAGGTGGGAGAGGACTGTGTGTGCAGGCTGACTCCGCCGCAGGATGACCCAGTCGCCCGCACCTTTACCTACGAGCAGGTCGGCGACTGTGAGGCAATCACCGGGTCACTCACACTCTACTTCCTGCTTCAGATTGTGCTGAACCTGGTCCAAGCACTCGTCTGTGTCGTCGGTGCCTTTATCATGTGGAAGCATCGTTACCAGGTCTTCTTTGCAGGGCTTCAGATTGGCTCCCCATCCTGGCAGAAGGTGTAA
- the bhlhe41 gene encoding class E basic helix-loop-helix protein 41 isoform X2, with translation MDERIPHLQDRQFMEHADFLGVDYPSLYMCKSKRGIKREDGGKDAYKLPHRLIEKKRRDRINECIGQLKDLLPEHLKLSTLGHLEKAVVLELTLKHLNALTAVTEQQHQKIIALQNGDRSMKSSIHADLDAFHSGFQACAKEVLQYLSQFENWTTREQRCAQLINHLHKVLAQFQPGAPPIQHQLPTGEDGQKTDSQANCVPVIQRTQGGELNENDTDTDSGYGGEAEKNDGKEKECERNKAQGTKAVKIKQEFGDDRAAKKPKMNWSGNGLGTDPTRPDLAFMNSLMGITNVGQQTPICMPFYFINPTAAASYMPFFDKNNIEKYMYPAAAALASPFPWLYPAHASAAAAAAAAAAFPGLSAHFGASPQSKDSLTPDSEGSHEAETGLPEEREESPASDDGDGDAADASLESQSSPHNPFPACQTS, from the exons ATGGATGAAAGAATACCGCATTTACAGGACAGACAATTCATGGAACACGCAGATTTCTTGGG GGTGGATTACCCATCTCTCTACATGTGCAAGTCCAAAAGAGGGATAAAAAGAGAAGACGGTGGGAAG GACGCATACAAGTTACCACACCGGTTgatagagaagaagaggagagaccGAATCAACGAGTGTATTGGCCAGCTCAAGGACTTGTTACCAGAACATCTGAAGCTGTCG ACGCTCGGGCATTTGGAGAAAGCAGTTGTCCTGGAGTTAACATTGAAACACTTAAACGCACTGACTGCTGTCACCGAGCAGCAGCACCAAAAGATTATTGCTTTGCAGAATG GAGACCGGTCGATGAAATCTTCCATTCATGCAGATCTGGATGCTTTccactccgggttccaggcctgTGCCAAAGAGGTCCTGCAGTACCTAAGCCAGTTTGAGAACTGGACGACACGAGAGCAGAGGTGCGCGCAGCTCATCAACCACCTTCACAAGGTTTTGGCACAGTTCCAGCCTGGCGCGCCGCCGATCCAGCACCAGCTACCCACCGGGGAGGATGGCCAGAAAACCGACAGCCAAGCTAACTGTGTCCCGGTCATCCAGAGGACCCAAGGCGGGGAGCTTAATGAGAATGACACAGACACGGACAGTGGATACGGGGGCGAGGCGGAAAAGAACGATGGCAAGGAAAAAGAATGTGAGCGCAATAAGGCACAGGGAACCAAAGCAGTGAAAATCAAGCAAGAGTTTGGAGATGATCGCGCTGCCAAAAAGCCAAAGATGAATTGGTCTGGAAACGGGTTGGGCACAGACCCCACCAGGCCAGATTTAGCGTTTATGAACTCTCTGATGGGAATAACCAATGTGGGACAGCAGACACCGATTTGCATGCCTTTCTACTTCATCAACCCCACGGCCGCGGCGTCTTATATGCCTTTTTTCGATAAAAACAACATTGAAAAGTACATGTACCCAGCGGCGGCCGCCCTGGCATCACCTTTCCCCTGGCTTTACCCCGCACATGCGTCAGCAGCGGCGGCCGCGGCTGCTGCTGCCGCTTTCCCCGGTTTGTCTGCGCACTTTGGAGCCTCTCCTCAATCCAAGGACTCCCTCACTCCCGACAGCGAAGGGTCACATGAGGCTGAGACAGGTTTACCTGAGGAGCGTGAGGAAAGTCCCGCGAGTGACGACGGGGACGGCGACGCAGCTGACGCGTCCCTGGAGAGCCAGAGCAGCCCACATAACCCATTCCCTGCTTGTCAAACGAGCTAA
- the rassf8a gene encoding ras association domain-containing protein 8 isoform X2 has protein sequence MELKVWVDGVQRVVCGVTEATTCQEVVIALAQAIGRTGRYTLVEKWRDTERHLAPHESPVASLNTWGQYAGDVQLILHRTGPSLTERPPSEGPPLRGPERGFHRQSLPPLAKLRHPNDRSLRRREPRRKSLTFTGAPRSLREILSGGRIGDAEAKRRLLLGNGSSHHHAVPAMGTASPGLWACRMEDLVRLVGLQRETLNVLEKKLESYEAELQVWADGRGGRCGGCNGDLGGGGGLSEEIMRLEKHLRKNEVEMEEEEFWATELQIELESERQLEERLQELRGRLQGCELEIEEKLAMGVEAGLEEERLQRERQETQWVTEAEARAQALRVKAELKAQERQAVQLESSCRAVDRSLGQSSKKLLDMQQELEQLTKELRQVNLQQFIKQTGTKVTVLPAEPTEDESTHNSRGIDLVPLSGSLKRPVPSHPASSHLRVLHSPLSSGLNPEGIYV, from the exons gtCGCACTGGGAGATACACTCTAGTAGAAAAATGGCGAGACACTGAGCGTCACCTGGCTCCTCATGAAAGCCCTGTAGCCTCTCTGAACACCTGGGGTCAGTATGCTGGGGACGTCCAGTTGATCCTTCATCGCACAGGCCCCTCTCTAACTGAACGCCCCCCTTCAGAAGGGCCACCTCTCAGGGGTCCTGAAAGAGGCTTTCATCGGCagagtctccctcctcttgctaAGCTTCGTCATCCCAACGATCGTTCCCTCCGCCGCCGCGAACCACGCCGCAAGTCTCTCACATTCACTGGTGCACCGAGGAGCCTTAGGGAGATCCTGAGCGGAGGACGAATCGGAGATGCTGAGGCCAAACGAAGACTCCTCCTGGGAAATGGCAGCAGTCACCACCATGCGGTACCAGCTATGGGTACTGCGTCACCTGGACTATGGGCCTGTCGTATGGAAGACCTTGTTAGACTTGTAGGTCTACAGAGGGAGACTCTGAATGTGTTGGAGAAGAAGCTCGAGTCTTATGAAGCTGAACTCCAAGTCTGGGCTGATGGGCGAGGGGGGCGATGTGGTGGGTGCAACGGGGACCTGGGTGGTGGAGGGGGATTGTCGGAAGAGATCATGAGGCTGGAAAAACATCTGAGAAAGAATGaggtggagatggaggaggaggaattTTGGGCCACAGAGCTGCAGATTGAGTTAGAGAGCGAACGACAGCTGGAGGAAAGACTGCAGGAGCTGCGTGGCCGTCTGCAGGGCTGTGAACTGGAGATTGAAGAAAAACTGGCAATG GGTGTAGAGGCAGGTCTGGAAGAAGAGAGGCTGCAGAGGGAGCGTCAGGAAACCCAGTGGGTCACCGAGGCAGAGGCTCGAGCTCAAGCCCTCAGGGTTAAAGCAGAGCTGAAAGCCCAGGAGAGACAAGCTGTCCAACTGGAAAGCAGCTGCAGAGCTGTAGACAGGTCACTTGGACAAAGCAGCAAGAAATTGCTG GACATGCAGCAGGAGCTGGAACAGCTGACTAAGGAGCTAAGACAGGTAAACCTGCAGCAGTTCATCAAACAGACCGGAACCAAGGTCACAGTGCTCCCAGCTGAACCCACTGAGGATGAAAGTACCCACAACAGCCGTGGTATAG acTTAGTCCCTCTTTCCGGTTCCCTGAAGCGCCCTGTGCCATCACATCCAGCATCCAGTCACCTTCGGGTCCTCCACAGCCCTCTAAGTTCAGGCCTGAACCCAGAGGGGATCTATGTGTGA
- the rassf8a gene encoding ras association domain-containing protein 8 isoform X1 — protein sequence MELKVWVDGVQRVVCGVTEATTCQEVVIALAQAIGRTGRYTLVEKWRDTERHLAPHESPVASLNTWGQYAGDVQLILHRTGPSLTERPPSEGPPLRGPERGFHRQSLPPLAKLRHPNDRSLRRREPRRKSLTFTGAPRSLREILSGGRIGDAEAKRRLLLGNGSSHHHAVPAMGTASPGLWACRMEDLVRLVGLQRETLNVLEKKLESYEAELQVWADGRGGRCGGCNGDLGGGGGLSEEIMRLEKHLRKNEVEMEEEEFWATELQIELESERQLEERLQELRGRLQGCELEIEEKLAMVQGVEAGLEEERLQRERQETQWVTEAEARAQALRVKAELKAQERQAVQLESSCRAVDRSLGQSSKKLLDMQQELEQLTKELRQVNLQQFIKQTGTKVTVLPAEPTEDESTHNSRGIDLVPLSGSLKRPVPSHPASSHLRVLHSPLSSGLNPEGIYV from the exons gtCGCACTGGGAGATACACTCTAGTAGAAAAATGGCGAGACACTGAGCGTCACCTGGCTCCTCATGAAAGCCCTGTAGCCTCTCTGAACACCTGGGGTCAGTATGCTGGGGACGTCCAGTTGATCCTTCATCGCACAGGCCCCTCTCTAACTGAACGCCCCCCTTCAGAAGGGCCACCTCTCAGGGGTCCTGAAAGAGGCTTTCATCGGCagagtctccctcctcttgctaAGCTTCGTCATCCCAACGATCGTTCCCTCCGCCGCCGCGAACCACGCCGCAAGTCTCTCACATTCACTGGTGCACCGAGGAGCCTTAGGGAGATCCTGAGCGGAGGACGAATCGGAGATGCTGAGGCCAAACGAAGACTCCTCCTGGGAAATGGCAGCAGTCACCACCATGCGGTACCAGCTATGGGTACTGCGTCACCTGGACTATGGGCCTGTCGTATGGAAGACCTTGTTAGACTTGTAGGTCTACAGAGGGAGACTCTGAATGTGTTGGAGAAGAAGCTCGAGTCTTATGAAGCTGAACTCCAAGTCTGGGCTGATGGGCGAGGGGGGCGATGTGGTGGGTGCAACGGGGACCTGGGTGGTGGAGGGGGATTGTCGGAAGAGATCATGAGGCTGGAAAAACATCTGAGAAAGAATGaggtggagatggaggaggaggaattTTGGGCCACAGAGCTGCAGATTGAGTTAGAGAGCGAACGACAGCTGGAGGAAAGACTGCAGGAGCTGCGTGGCCGTCTGCAGGGCTGTGAACTGGAGATTGAAGAAAAACTGGCAATGGTACAG GGTGTAGAGGCAGGTCTGGAAGAAGAGAGGCTGCAGAGGGAGCGTCAGGAAACCCAGTGGGTCACCGAGGCAGAGGCTCGAGCTCAAGCCCTCAGGGTTAAAGCAGAGCTGAAAGCCCAGGAGAGACAAGCTGTCCAACTGGAAAGCAGCTGCAGAGCTGTAGACAGGTCACTTGGACAAAGCAGCAAGAAATTGCTG GACATGCAGCAGGAGCTGGAACAGCTGACTAAGGAGCTAAGACAGGTAAACCTGCAGCAGTTCATCAAACAGACCGGAACCAAGGTCACAGTGCTCCCAGCTGAACCCACTGAGGATGAAAGTACCCACAACAGCCGTGGTATAG acTTAGTCCCTCTTTCCGGTTCCCTGAAGCGCCCTGTGCCATCACATCCAGCATCCAGTCACCTTCGGGTCCTCCACAGCCCTCTAAGTTCAGGCCTGAACCCAGAGGGGATCTATGTGTGA
- the bhlhe41 gene encoding class E basic helix-loop-helix protein 41 isoform X1, whose product MDERIPHLQDRQFMEHADFLGVDYPSLYMCKSKRGIKREDGGKQDAYKLPHRLIEKKRRDRINECIGQLKDLLPEHLKLSTLGHLEKAVVLELTLKHLNALTAVTEQQHQKIIALQNGDRSMKSSIHADLDAFHSGFQACAKEVLQYLSQFENWTTREQRCAQLINHLHKVLAQFQPGAPPIQHQLPTGEDGQKTDSQANCVPVIQRTQGGELNENDTDTDSGYGGEAEKNDGKEKECERNKAQGTKAVKIKQEFGDDRAAKKPKMNWSGNGLGTDPTRPDLAFMNSLMGITNVGQQTPICMPFYFINPTAAASYMPFFDKNNIEKYMYPAAAALASPFPWLYPAHASAAAAAAAAAAFPGLSAHFGASPQSKDSLTPDSEGSHEAETGLPEEREESPASDDGDGDAADASLESQSSPHNPFPACQTS is encoded by the exons ATGGATGAAAGAATACCGCATTTACAGGACAGACAATTCATGGAACACGCAGATTTCTTGGG GGTGGATTACCCATCTCTCTACATGTGCAAGTCCAAAAGAGGGATAAAAAGAGAAGACGGTGGGAAG CAGGACGCATACAAGTTACCACACCGGTTgatagagaagaagaggagagaccGAATCAACGAGTGTATTGGCCAGCTCAAGGACTTGTTACCAGAACATCTGAAGCTGTCG ACGCTCGGGCATTTGGAGAAAGCAGTTGTCCTGGAGTTAACATTGAAACACTTAAACGCACTGACTGCTGTCACCGAGCAGCAGCACCAAAAGATTATTGCTTTGCAGAATG GAGACCGGTCGATGAAATCTTCCATTCATGCAGATCTGGATGCTTTccactccgggttccaggcctgTGCCAAAGAGGTCCTGCAGTACCTAAGCCAGTTTGAGAACTGGACGACACGAGAGCAGAGGTGCGCGCAGCTCATCAACCACCTTCACAAGGTTTTGGCACAGTTCCAGCCTGGCGCGCCGCCGATCCAGCACCAGCTACCCACCGGGGAGGATGGCCAGAAAACCGACAGCCAAGCTAACTGTGTCCCGGTCATCCAGAGGACCCAAGGCGGGGAGCTTAATGAGAATGACACAGACACGGACAGTGGATACGGGGGCGAGGCGGAAAAGAACGATGGCAAGGAAAAAGAATGTGAGCGCAATAAGGCACAGGGAACCAAAGCAGTGAAAATCAAGCAAGAGTTTGGAGATGATCGCGCTGCCAAAAAGCCAAAGATGAATTGGTCTGGAAACGGGTTGGGCACAGACCCCACCAGGCCAGATTTAGCGTTTATGAACTCTCTGATGGGAATAACCAATGTGGGACAGCAGACACCGATTTGCATGCCTTTCTACTTCATCAACCCCACGGCCGCGGCGTCTTATATGCCTTTTTTCGATAAAAACAACATTGAAAAGTACATGTACCCAGCGGCGGCCGCCCTGGCATCACCTTTCCCCTGGCTTTACCCCGCACATGCGTCAGCAGCGGCGGCCGCGGCTGCTGCTGCCGCTTTCCCCGGTTTGTCTGCGCACTTTGGAGCCTCTCCTCAATCCAAGGACTCCCTCACTCCCGACAGCGAAGGGTCACATGAGGCTGAGACAGGTTTACCTGAGGAGCGTGAGGAAAGTCCCGCGAGTGACGACGGGGACGGCGACGCAGCTGACGCGTCCCTGGAGAGCCAGAGCAGCCCACATAACCCATTCCCTGCTTGTCAAACGAGCTAA